One Streptomyces sp. P9-A2 DNA window includes the following coding sequences:
- a CDS encoding HdeD family acid-resistance protein, translating to MAKSTEPRGEAAELKSGFTWLAALGVILVVAGLVGLVHTAVATLTTMVLFGWLLLIGGAVSLLQAVQARHSNFFWLAVIVAALNIAAGVVVLRTPAAAAEALTMFAALLFLTGGLFRLVGSMVVRGPQFGVTLLQGVLGLLLGILVLITWPSSSQYVIGAFLSLTLLFDGLGLIATGYGGRRIVAMVSDRPTGPESTGPGVKPVQPE from the coding sequence ATGGCCAAGTCCACCGAACCGCGTGGCGAGGCGGCCGAGCTGAAGAGCGGCTTCACCTGGCTCGCCGCACTCGGCGTGATCCTGGTCGTCGCCGGCCTCGTCGGTCTCGTCCACACCGCCGTCGCCACCCTGACGACGATGGTGCTGTTCGGCTGGCTGCTGCTGATCGGCGGCGCGGTCTCGCTGCTGCAGGCCGTCCAGGCCCGGCACAGCAACTTCTTCTGGCTCGCGGTGATCGTCGCGGCACTGAACATCGCGGCCGGTGTGGTGGTCCTGCGCACACCGGCGGCGGCGGCCGAGGCGCTGACCATGTTCGCCGCGCTGCTGTTCCTCACCGGCGGACTGTTCCGCCTGGTGGGCAGCATGGTGGTGCGCGGTCCGCAGTTCGGCGTGACGCTCCTGCAGGGCGTCCTGGGCCTCCTCCTCGGAATCCTGGTGCTGATCACCTGGCCCAGCAGCAGCCAGTACGTGATCGGCGCCTTCCTCTCGCTGACCCTGCTCTTCGACGGGCTGGGTCTGATCGCCACCGGCTACGGCGGGCGCAGGATCGTGGCCATGGTCTCCGACCGGCCGACGGGCCCGGAGAGCACCGGGCCGGGCGTCAAACCCGTACAACCCGAATAG
- a CDS encoding ATP-binding protein — MDDQGRGPGPRPEDEDRPAEAETAPPGSAPLPYEGVWRFTAPAADASVPQARHAVRDLLLRQGVPVADDVVQGLLLIVSELVTNAVRHAALLSPTLAVEVAVGAEWVRVSVEDNHPYRPTALEADHGRTGGRGLLLVREITRESNGMCDVEHTASGGKVIWAALPLKPAQA, encoded by the coding sequence ATGGACGACCAGGGGCGTGGGCCCGGCCCACGCCCGGAGGACGAGGACAGACCCGCCGAGGCGGAGACCGCACCACCGGGATCGGCACCGCTGCCGTACGAAGGCGTCTGGCGGTTCACCGCCCCCGCTGCCGACGCCTCGGTCCCACAGGCGCGCCACGCCGTACGGGACCTGCTGCTGCGCCAGGGGGTGCCGGTCGCCGACGACGTGGTCCAGGGGCTGTTGCTGATCGTCTCGGAGCTGGTCACCAATGCCGTACGGCACGCGGCGCTGCTCTCCCCGACGCTCGCCGTCGAGGTCGCCGTCGGCGCCGAGTGGGTCCGGGTGTCCGTGGAGGACAACCACCCCTACCGCCCGACCGCCCTGGAGGCGGACCACGGCCGCACCGGCGGACGCGGACTGCTCCTGGTGCGCGAGATCACCCGTGAGTCGAACGGCATGTGCGACGTCGAGCACACCGCGAGCGGCGGCAAGGTGATCTGGGCCGCCCTGCCGCTCAAACCCGCGCAGGCCTGA
- a CDS encoding LPFR motif small protein yields the protein MLRAIADVLRQVGGAVATVVTLPFRALARLFGGASSAGRGRRA from the coding sequence GTGTTGCGTGCCATCGCGGATGTCCTGCGTCAGGTCGGCGGCGCCGTCGCCACCGTCGTGACACTGCCGTTCCGGGCGCTGGCCCGGCTGTTCGGAGGCGCCTCCTCGGCGGGCCGGGGCCGGCGCGCCTGA
- a CDS encoding cation diffusion facilitator family transporter yields the protein MGAGHDHGHAHGAHGGGTASAAYRGRLRAALAITLGVMVVEIIGGLLADSLALVADATHMATDALGLGMALLAIHFANRPPSERRTFGYARAEILAALANCLLLLGVGGYVLYEAIQRFLAPADTEGGLTLVFGAIGLVANLVSLALLMRGQKESLNVRGAFLEVAADAFGSVAVIVSALVVVATGWTAADPIASLVIAVLIVPRAFRLLRETLDVLLEAAPKGVDMAQVRAHILGTQGVEDVHDLHAWTITSGMPVLSAHVVVSSDVLSAIGHEKMLHELQSCLGDHFDVEHCTFQLEPRGHAEHEARLCH from the coding sequence ATGGGGGCTGGGCACGATCACGGGCACGCGCACGGCGCGCACGGCGGCGGTACGGCGAGCGCGGCGTACCGCGGCAGGCTCCGGGCGGCGCTGGCGATCACGCTCGGCGTCATGGTCGTCGAGATCATCGGCGGCCTGCTGGCCGACTCGCTCGCCCTCGTCGCCGACGCGACGCACATGGCGACGGACGCGCTGGGGCTGGGCATGGCCCTGCTGGCGATCCATTTCGCGAACCGCCCGCCGAGCGAGCGCCGCACCTTCGGCTACGCCCGCGCGGAGATACTCGCGGCGCTCGCGAACTGCCTGCTGCTGCTCGGAGTGGGCGGTTACGTGTTGTACGAGGCGATCCAGCGGTTCCTCGCACCGGCCGACACCGAGGGCGGGCTGACGCTCGTCTTCGGCGCGATCGGCCTGGTCGCCAATCTGGTGTCACTGGCGCTGCTGATGCGCGGGCAGAAGGAGAGCCTGAACGTGCGCGGGGCGTTCCTGGAGGTGGCCGCCGACGCGTTCGGCTCGGTCGCGGTGATCGTCTCGGCACTGGTCGTCGTGGCGACCGGCTGGACGGCCGCCGACCCGATCGCCTCCCTCGTGATCGCCGTGCTGATCGTGCCCCGCGCCTTCAGGCTGCTGCGCGAGACCCTGGACGTCCTGCTGGAGGCGGCGCCCAAGGGCGTGGACATGGCCCAGGTCCGGGCGCACATCCTGGGCACGCAGGGCGTCGAGGACGTGCACGATCTGCACGCCTGGACCATCACCTCGGGCATGCCGGTGCTCTCCGCGCACGTGGTCGTCAGCTCCGATGTACTCAGCGCCATCGGACACGAGAAGATGCTGCACGAGCTGCAGAGCTGTCTGGGCGACCACTTCGACGTGGAGCACTGCACCTTCCAGCTGGAACCGCGCGGTCACGCGGAGCACGAGGCACGGCTCTGCCACTGA
- a CDS encoding Tex family protein has translation MTTPLQGSIEDRIAGELGVRERQVRAAVELLDGGSTVPFIARYRKEATEMLDDAQLRTLEERLRYLRELEERRTAILESVREQGKLSEELEARIRGAETKARLEDVYLPYKPKRRTKAQIAREAGLEPLADGLLGDPGVDPLAAAAAFVDADKGVADPQAALDGARAVLTERFSEDADLIGELRERMWVRGRLAAKVREGKEEAGAKFSDYFDFAEPFTELPSHRILAMLRGEKEEVLDLVLEPEEATEGPSSYEGTVAHRFRIGDQGRPADKWLLDTVRWAWRTRILVHLGIDLRLRLRTAAEDEAVRVFAANLRDLLLAAPAGTRATLGLDPGFRTGVKVAVVDATGKVVATDVIHPHVPANRWDESIAKLARLAKEHAVELIAIGNGTASRETDRLAGDLITRHPELKLTKVMVSEAGASVYSASAFASQELPDMDVSLRGAVSIARRLQDPLAELVKIDPKSIGVGQYQHDLSEVKLSRSLDTVVEDCVNGVGVDVNTASAPLLARVSGITSGLAENIVAHRDGNGPFASRRELKKVPRLGPKAYEQCAGFLRIRGGDPLDASSVHPEAYPVVRRMMQKSGEEVTSLVGNTAVLRSLRPQDFVDEKFGLPTVSDILKELEKPGRDPRPAFRTAAFKEGVEKISDLASGMILEGVVTNVAAFGAFVDIGVHQDGLVHVSALSRTFVKDPRDVVKPGDIVKVKVLDIDIPRKRISLTLRLDDEAAEQTEAPGGRRQRGGARPPQQRQGQPQGQGQGRGGGGGGGRGSGGARPAPAPANSAMADALRRAGLVDRKKGKG, from the coding sequence GTGACGACACCCCTGCAAGGGTCCATCGAAGACAGGATCGCCGGGGAGCTCGGCGTACGGGAGCGGCAGGTCAGGGCCGCCGTGGAACTGCTCGACGGCGGTTCGACGGTGCCCTTCATCGCCCGCTACCGCAAGGAAGCCACCGAGATGCTCGACGATGCGCAGCTGCGCACGCTCGAGGAGCGGCTGCGCTATCTGCGGGAGCTCGAGGAGCGTCGTACGGCGATCCTGGAGTCGGTGCGCGAACAGGGCAAGCTCAGCGAGGAGCTGGAGGCTCGGATCCGGGGCGCGGAGACCAAGGCGCGCCTGGAGGACGTCTATCTGCCGTACAAGCCCAAGCGGCGTACCAAGGCGCAGATCGCGCGGGAGGCGGGACTCGAGCCGCTGGCGGACGGGCTGCTCGGTGACCCGGGTGTCGACCCCCTCGCCGCGGCTGCCGCGTTCGTGGACGCCGACAAGGGTGTCGCCGATCCGCAGGCCGCCCTGGACGGCGCGCGGGCCGTCCTCACCGAGCGGTTCTCGGAGGACGCCGACCTGATCGGCGAGCTGCGGGAGCGCATGTGGGTGCGCGGGCGGCTCGCCGCCAAGGTCCGCGAGGGCAAGGAGGAGGCGGGCGCGAAGTTCTCCGACTACTTCGACTTCGCCGAGCCGTTCACCGAGCTGCCCTCGCACCGGATCCTGGCGATGCTGCGCGGCGAGAAGGAGGAGGTCCTGGACCTCGTCCTGGAGCCGGAGGAGGCGACGGAGGGCCCGTCCTCGTACGAGGGCACGGTGGCCCACCGGTTCAGGATCGGCGATCAGGGCCGCCCCGCCGACAAGTGGCTGCTGGACACCGTCCGCTGGGCGTGGCGCACGCGCATCCTGGTGCATCTCGGCATCGACCTGCGACTGAGGCTGCGTACGGCGGCCGAGGACGAGGCGGTGCGGGTGTTCGCGGCGAATCTGCGCGACCTGCTGCTCGCCGCTCCGGCCGGTACCCGCGCGACGCTCGGTCTCGACCCGGGCTTCCGTACGGGTGTGAAGGTCGCCGTCGTCGACGCGACCGGCAAGGTCGTCGCCACCGACGTGATCCACCCGCACGTCCCGGCGAACCGGTGGGACGAGTCGATCGCCAAGCTGGCCCGGCTCGCGAAGGAGCACGCCGTCGAGCTGATCGCGATCGGCAACGGCACCGCCTCCCGCGAGACCGACAGGCTCGCCGGTGATCTCATCACCCGGCACCCCGAGCTGAAGCTGACGAAGGTGATGGTGTCCGAGGCGGGCGCCTCGGTGTACTCGGCGTCCGCGTTCGCCTCGCAGGAGCTGCCGGACATGGACGTGTCGCTGCGCGGGGCGGTGTCGATCGCGCGCCGGCTCCAGGATCCGCTGGCGGAGCTGGTGAAGATCGACCCGAAGTCGATCGGTGTCGGCCAGTACCAGCACGACCTGTCCGAGGTGAAGCTGTCGCGTTCGCTGGACACGGTGGTGGAGGACTGTGTGAACGGCGTGGGTGTGGACGTCAACACGGCGTCCGCGCCGCTGCTCGCCCGGGTCTCCGGCATCACCTCCGGGCTCGCCGAGAACATCGTGGCCCACCGGGACGGCAACGGGCCGTTCGCCTCCCGCCGCGAGCTGAAGAAGGTGCCGCGGCTCGGCCCCAAGGCGTACGAGCAGTGTGCGGGCTTCCTGCGGATCCGCGGCGGCGACCCGCTGGACGCCTCCAGCGTGCACCCGGAGGCCTATCCGGTGGTCCGGCGCATGATGCAGAAGTCCGGTGAGGAAGTCACCTCCCTGGTCGGCAACACGGCGGTGCTGCGCTCGCTGAGGCCGCAGGACTTCGTGGACGAGAAGTTCGGTCTGCCGACCGTCTCGGACATCCTCAAGGAGCTGGAGAAGCCGGGGCGCGACCCGCGGCCGGCGTTCAGAACCGCTGCCTTCAAGGAAGGCGTGGAGAAGATCTCCGACCTGGCCTCCGGAATGATCCTGGAGGGCGTGGTGACGAACGTGGCGGCCTTCGGCGCGTTCGTCGACATCGGCGTCCACCAGGACGGTCTGGTGCATGTCTCCGCGTTGTCGAGGACGTTCGTCAAGGACCCGCGGGACGTGGTGAAGCCGGGCGACATCGTCAAGGTGAAGGTTCTCGACATCGACATTCCGCGCAAGCGGATCTCGCTGACGCTGCGGCTGGACGACGAGGCCGCCGAGCAGACCGAGGCCCCCGGCGGGCGCAGGCAGCGCGGCGGGGCACGCCCGCCGCAGCAGCGTCAGGGCCAGCCCCAGGGGCAGGGGCAGGGCCGCGGCGGGGGCGGTGGCGGCGGTCGCGGGAGCGGCGGGGCGCGTCCGGCTCCCGCGCCGGCGAACAGCGCGATGGCCGACGCCCTGCGCCGGGCGGGGCTGGTCGACCGGAAGAAGGGCAAGGGCTAG
- a CDS encoding enoyl-CoA hydratase/isomerase family protein, whose protein sequence is MEPQLSHSVTGSVATVVIRHPAKRNAMTTAMWRALPPLLDALADDAGVRALVLTGEGGTFCAGADISTLKGSPQEAQRLAIAAEEALAAFPKPTLAAVRGHCVGGGAQLAAACDLRFAQEGAVFGVTPARLGIVYPASSTRRLVSLVGPSAAKYLLFSGELIDTARALRTGLVDEVLPVDGLDRRVAEFTAVLASRSQLTQAAAKEFANGRTDRDAHWSGRAQGNGDTAEGVAAFLERRPPRFNWSLSERP, encoded by the coding sequence ATGGAGCCGCAGTTGTCGCACAGCGTCACCGGATCGGTCGCCACGGTCGTCATCCGCCATCCGGCGAAGCGCAACGCCATGACGACCGCGATGTGGCGCGCGCTGCCACCGCTGCTCGACGCGCTGGCGGACGACGCCGGGGTGCGGGCGCTGGTGCTCACCGGCGAGGGCGGGACGTTCTGCGCCGGGGCCGACATCTCCACGCTCAAGGGGTCACCGCAGGAGGCGCAGCGGCTCGCCATTGCGGCCGAGGAGGCACTCGCCGCGTTCCCCAAACCGACGCTCGCGGCGGTCCGGGGACACTGCGTCGGCGGCGGGGCGCAGCTGGCGGCGGCCTGCGATCTGCGGTTCGCGCAGGAGGGAGCGGTGTTCGGGGTGACCCCGGCCCGGCTCGGGATCGTCTACCCGGCCTCCTCCACCCGGCGGCTGGTGTCGCTGGTGGGGCCCTCCGCCGCCAAGTACCTGCTGTTCTCCGGCGAGCTGATCGACACCGCGCGGGCGCTGCGTACGGGGCTGGTCGACGAGGTGCTGCCCGTGGACGGACTGGACCGGCGGGTCGCGGAGTTCACCGCGGTGCTGGCCTCGCGTTCGCAGCTGACCCAGGCCGCGGCGAAGGAGTTCGCGAACGGGCGCACCGACCGTGACGCCCACTGGAGCGGCCGGGCACAGGGCAACGGCGACACGGCGGAGGGGGTCGCCGCCTTCCTGGAACGAAGGCCGCCCCGGTTCAACTGGAGCCTGTCGGAACGGCCGTAG
- the idi gene encoding isopentenyl-diphosphate Delta-isomerase, whose amino-acid sequence MPITPATATHNPSSPAAEAILLELVDEDGVTLGTAEKLAAHQPPGQLHRAFSVFLFDERGRLLIQQRALGKYHSPGVWSNTCCGHPYPGEAPFAAAARRTFEELGLSPSLLAEAGTVRYNHPDPASGLVEQEYNHLFVGMVQAPLRADPEEVASTAFVTPDELARRHAEDTFSVWFMTVLDAVRPAIRELTGPSAGW is encoded by the coding sequence ATGCCGATCACACCTGCCACCGCGACACACAACCCGTCGAGCCCTGCCGCCGAGGCGATTCTGCTGGAGCTGGTCGACGAAGACGGCGTGACGCTCGGCACTGCGGAGAAGCTCGCCGCCCATCAGCCCCCGGGGCAGCTGCACCGGGCGTTCTCGGTGTTCCTCTTCGACGAGCGCGGGCGGCTGCTGATCCAGCAGCGGGCGCTGGGCAAATACCACTCCCCCGGCGTGTGGTCCAACACCTGCTGCGGGCACCCCTACCCCGGTGAGGCGCCGTTCGCCGCGGCGGCCCGGCGGACCTTCGAGGAGCTGGGGCTTTCCCCGTCGCTGCTCGCCGAGGCGGGCACGGTGCGCTACAACCACCCGGACCCGGCCTCCGGTCTGGTCGAGCAGGAGTACAACCATCTGTTCGTCGGCATGGTGCAGGCACCGCTGCGGGCGGATCCCGAGGAGGTGGCGTCCACCGCGTTCGTGACCCCGGACGAGCTGGCCCGGCGTCATGCCGAGGACACCTTCTCGGTGTGGTTCATGACCGTGCTGGACGCGGTCCGCCCGGCGATCCGTGAGCTGACGGGGCCGTCTGCGGGCTGGTGA
- a CDS encoding ABC-F family ATP-binding cassette domain-containing protein, which yields MTATLVAKNLSAGHGDRSLFTGLDLVVAPGDVIGLVGANGAGKSTLLRLLAGLTVPEEGELRLSPPTATVGHLPQEPERRAGETVRDFLARRTGVAEAQRTMDETTQALVDGAPGADDAYAEALERWLALGGADLDERAEEVTASLGLTVGPEHLMTALSGGQAARAGLASLLLSRYDVFLLDEPTNDLDLDGLERLERFVGGLRAGTVVVSHDREFLTRTVTKVLELDLAQGRINLYGGGYAAYLEEREVARRHARDEYEEYSDKKSALQGRAQIQRSWMDKGVKNARRKAGNDNDKIGRKFRSEASEKQAAKARQTQRMIERLEVVEEPRKEWELRMEIAAAPRSGAVVATLRDAEVRRGDFVLGPVTLQIDWADRVAVTGANGAGKSTLLGALLGRVPVDAGHAALGSGVLLGEVDQARALFHGTEALLEAFRAGVPDTEPAEVRTLLAKFGLTSDHVMRPAVTLSPGERTRAALALLQGRGVNLLVLDEPTNHLDLPAIEQLESALDSYEGTLLLVTHDRRMLDAVHVTRRLEVTDGKVTEH from the coding sequence ATGACTGCCACCCTCGTCGCCAAGAACCTCTCCGCCGGCCATGGCGACCGCTCCCTGTTCACCGGCCTCGACCTCGTCGTCGCCCCCGGCGACGTGATCGGCCTGGTCGGCGCCAACGGCGCCGGCAAGTCCACCCTGCTGCGCCTGCTCGCCGGGCTCACCGTGCCGGAGGAGGGCGAGCTGCGGCTCTCCCCGCCCACGGCGACCGTCGGCCACCTCCCGCAGGAGCCGGAACGCCGGGCCGGCGAGACCGTCCGGGACTTCCTGGCCCGCCGTACCGGTGTCGCCGAGGCCCAGCGGACGATGGACGAGACGACCCAGGCCCTGGTCGACGGGGCGCCCGGTGCCGACGACGCGTACGCGGAAGCCCTGGAGCGCTGGCTGGCCCTGGGTGGTGCGGACCTCGACGAACGCGCCGAGGAGGTCACCGCCTCCCTCGGCCTGACCGTCGGCCCGGAGCACCTCATGACCGCCCTGTCCGGCGGCCAGGCGGCCCGCGCCGGCCTCGCCTCCCTCCTCCTGTCCCGGTACGACGTCTTCCTCCTCGACGAGCCGACCAACGACCTCGACCTCGACGGCCTGGAGCGCCTCGAACGTTTCGTCGGCGGCCTGCGCGCCGGCACGGTCGTGGTCAGCCACGACCGCGAGTTCCTCACCCGCACGGTCACCAAGGTCCTCGAACTCGACCTCGCCCAGGGGCGGATCAACCTCTACGGCGGCGGCTACGCGGCCTACCTGGAGGAACGGGAGGTGGCCCGCCGGCACGCCCGCGACGAGTACGAGGAGTACTCCGACAAGAAGTCCGCGCTCCAGGGCCGGGCCCAGATCCAGCGGTCCTGGATGGACAAGGGCGTCAAGAACGCGCGCCGCAAGGCGGGCAACGACAACGACAAGATCGGCCGCAAGTTCCGCAGCGAGGCCAGCGAGAAGCAGGCCGCCAAGGCCCGCCAGACCCAGCGCATGATCGAACGCCTCGAGGTGGTCGAGGAGCCGCGCAAGGAGTGGGAGCTGCGCATGGAGATCGCGGCGGCCCCGCGCTCCGGCGCGGTGGTGGCGACGCTGCGGGACGCCGAGGTACGGCGCGGCGACTTCGTGCTCGGGCCGGTCACCCTGCAGATCGACTGGGCGGACCGGGTCGCCGTCACGGGCGCCAACGGCGCCGGGAAGTCCACCCTGCTGGGCGCCCTGCTGGGCCGCGTCCCGGTCGACGCCGGGCACGCCGCGCTCGGCTCGGGCGTGCTGCTCGGCGAGGTCGACCAGGCCCGCGCGCTGTTCCACGGCACCGAGGCCCTGCTCGAAGCCTTCCGCGCCGGGGTCCCGGACACCGAACCGGCCGAGGTCCGCACCCTGCTGGCCAAGTTCGGCCTCACATCGGACCATGTGATGCGTCCGGCGGTCACCCTCTCGCCGGGCGAACGCACCCGCGCCGCCCTCGCCCTCCTCCAGGGGCGGGGCGTCAACCTCCTCGTCCTCGACGAGCCCACCAACCACCTCGACCTGCCCGCCATCGAGCAGCTGGAATCGGCCCTGGACTCCTACGAGGGCACCCTGCTCCTCGTCACCCACGACCGGCGCATGCTCGACGCGGTGCACGTCACCCGCCGCCTGGAAGTGACCGACGGCAAGGTCACCGAGCACTGA